ATGCAAAAGGCAACGAGCTAATGATGAATAAAACGATGCCGTACAAGGGAGTGACACAAGGATGTTTAATAGCAGCATTACGGCCAAGTACAAAAAAATTATTTTTTAAGCGGAGCATAAAAACTATTTATCTAACTGGTATTTTAACTTGACAAAACGTGGACGATAAAAATTCGGATGCGTAACTATATCGTTAAAATAATTTCTTGAGTTTATATTGTATGTGACCAGTAATTCACCTGGCTTTGATAGCACAGGGTGTGCTTTGGCATTGTAGGTGAAATAATTAGGTGTTTCATATACGCTTGCAGGGATTGTGTAAAGATTGATGATCTGTCCGAAAGGTCCATACGGTGAAGCGCCTAAACGAGCGGAAATTTTATCACCCACGCCATCGGAAGTAAATACCATTAAATACCTGCCATCTTCCAAACGGGTTACACTTAGCTCGTTGGATGCATGTGTAGCAACAGTAGCTGCTGCATACGCATCGGTTGCCCAGTCTTTACCGTTCCAGAATGTCCATTTCGCAAATTGTTCAATGTCTTGTGGCAATACACGGGCAACAATTACTTCACCATGGCGTACTCCATAAATATATACATATCCATCACCGTTAGCCTCTCCTGCTTCTTTGGTATTCACTAAAATGCCGTTGCCAAAAGTCCCTACACTATCCGGATCTCTTCCTAAATAAAACGGAATATCCATTTGCTTTTGATTGGCAAACTGCGGAGGATTGCCGGCAGGAATATGGATCATTGTATTGCCGGTTACCTTAAAACTAAAGCCTGGATTGTCGAGCGTGCTTTTAATTCTATACCCAAACAAGAAAATGTCATTATTGAGAGATTGGTTTACAAATGCATCTCCTAACCAATAATATTCATTGGGCTGACTTGCAGGAGAGGAAGGCTTGAAGATCGCATCGGAATGGCCGCCGGTTGTATCCCAGTAAAAATTAATCGTATTGCCATTGGGTTGACCACCGCTTAATACAGCTGCTGCGTTATGAATGATAGAATCTGCTTTGCCCTTTAATTTATTATTTTCTACATCGCCTATTTGCGAATCGCTGAACCATATAAGTGTTGGACTTTTTTCAGCATGCCCCATTGTTTCATCACCATCCATTGTTACTTCAAAAATTCCATCGCCGCCTAACCAGCCGTGATTGCGAATAAATAAGTTCGACCATGTCGTGTCTTCTTCTGTTGTAAAATTCAAATGTGTTAAGTCTGGCATTGATTGAGGACTTGTATTTGAATGATTGCAGGCATTATTAGCTACTGCAATTATTATTACTGATAAAATGATCCAACTTTTTTTCATTGTTATATTATTTCTAAAGGATAGCCTTTAATAATTTCAGGCTAACAGCTTTTATTTTAAAAAGAGCCTCTACCACAAGACATGAAACATGATAGAGGCATTAACCACTATACATTAAGGTGCCGGCACATACATGGAAAGAAATTTTTCATGATCGCTCAAACCAAATACGGTAAGATCAACCACCTGTTCAATTTGAAAGCTTTGACTGGTAAGCTCCTTCACTGTATATGTTTCGGTAGTTATATTAGATGGATCGAACAAAGAATGATATACCTGGTGAAAGGTTTTTTCATCTTCTGTTAACCACCATTTGTCAGGAACATTAAAGCCATCAAAGTCGCAACCATTGGCACCGGTGTTAGCGCCGAAGTTTACATTGTAGCTGCTGTCTTTATTCCAACTAAACACATTATCTTTTTCGCAATCTTTTTCATCTTCTGCGTTTGGCGGAGAAGAAGTTTCCCATAAGCGTGAAACCAGTTTCCATTTTCTGCTGTATAAAATTGTCGCGCCAGATGTAGTGGTGTGAAGCGTTAGATCTTTTTCAGCAGAAGTTCCGTTTGCTGCATCAAAATGAAAATTAACCCCAACTAACTGATCTATTTCCGCATCCTGGAAAGTGTAAGAGAAATGATAAACAAACCGAGTTCCGGTAACAGTATCCAGCGATATTGTTTGCGTAGCAAAAGATGGATCTTTTTGTAAGTTTATCGTTTTGTAGATCACCAGATCTTTAAATCCTCCCGGCGAATTAATGGTTACCGTAACGTTTACGGTGTTATTAGATTTTCCTATGGTTTCAACCGGTGAAAGTGTCAGCACAGGCAGATTGGCATTGGTCTCATCTTTTTTACATCCTGAAGAAACTATCAGCAAAACAGCCAATGCAGCAGCAAAAGTTTTAATTGGCAACATAATCGTTTATTTTAAAAAATTAGTAATCATTTTTGAACAAGCATTTTTCGTCTACCCGTCATTGTTGTGTCACTCACTTATACTTCTTATTCTTTATTCATCATTTCTTCCACATCTCCTGTATCTCTTCCAATGTTTTTCCTTTAGTCTCCGGAACCATTTTTAATACAAAAGCAAATGTTATCCCTGATAAGATCATATATATTCCAAATGTTTTTGTTTCCTTTATTGACTCTATTAAAATGGGGAAGGTTTGTGATACTATGTATACAGAAAGCCATAAAAAGAAAATAGCCAGCCCCATGGCTCTGCCCCGTATATGCGTGGGGAAAATCTCTGCAGCAACAACGAACGTTAATGGTCCTAATGAAATTGCAAAGAAAGAAATGTAAGCTAGAATACCTGCCAATATCCAATAGCTTCCAGATATATGGCTATGAAAAGCCCAAGCTACTAAACCCAGGCAAACAAACATTCCTGCAGAACCTATCAGTAATAATTTTTTTCTACCAAGCTTATCTACATATTTGATAGCAACCAATGTCATTAAAAAATTAATTCCACCTACACAAATAGTTTGTAATAATGCAGAAGACGAACCACTGCCGCCGGCTTTAAAGATTTCAGGTGCATAATACATGATGGCATTAATACCTGTTACCTGCGAAAAGATTGCCAGCAGTATTCCTATTATTAATGGCTTACGTAAGTTGCCTTGAAATAATTCAGTAAATGTTCCTTGCTTTTCTTCCAATGATGTTTTGATGTCGAGCATTTCTTTTAATGCGCCTTCTTCGCCATTCATCTTTACTAAAATAGCTTTAGCATCGTTCCATTTATTTTTAGAAGCCAGCCAACGAGGACTTTCCGGAGTTTTAATTAATAATAATAAAAAGATGATGGAAGGAATTACACCGGAGCCAAACATCCAACGCCAGCCATGTTCTATATTCCAAGCTTCATCATACATGCCCGCAATGGCTGCATTTACAAAATAGATGAGTAAGATGCCGATCACAATTCCCAATTGATAAATAGAGATAAGCTTACCACGAATATGGGGCGGAGCAATCTCTGAAATATACATTGGTGCTAAGATGGAAGCAATACCAATGCCTGCGCCACCAATAAACCGAAAAAAAATAAAACTGTCAATTCCACCAGGTATCAATATCCCAATTGATGATATGGCAAATGCAATAGCAGATATTATCAATACCATTTTTCTACCAAACTTATCACTCAACACGCCTGCTACCATGGCGCCGATCATGCAGCCGATCAATGCGCATGATGCAGCCCAGCCCTTCATTGCAGCAGAAAGCAAAAACTTTTTTTCAATAAAGCCAATCGCACCGGCAACTACTGCTGTGTCATAACCAAAGAGCAATCCTCCAACTGCAGCAATTACGGTGCATTGATAAATATATTTTAAGCTGTTGTTTGCCATTATTAATTGGTATGAGGTTTAGGAAGATTGTTTGGATTGATGATCGCTTTTAATGTTCCGCAGGTTTCACCTGTGCTTACACCATGCGGACGAATAGTGTAAACGCCCACAGCAGCAGGAACAATAAAGGTTTCCGCGTAGTGTACCACAAAC
The Ferruginibacter albus DNA segment above includes these coding regions:
- a CDS encoding DUF4185 domain-containing protein — its product is MKKSWIILSVIIIAVANNACNHSNTSPQSMPDLTHLNFTTEEDTTWSNLFIRNHGWLGGDGIFEVTMDGDETMGHAEKSPTLIWFSDSQIGDVENNKLKGKADSIIHNAAAVLSGGQPNGNTINFYWDTTGGHSDAIFKPSSPASQPNEYYWLGDAFVNQSLNNDIFLFGYRIKSTLDNPGFSFKVTGNTMIHIPAGNPPQFANQKQMDIPFYLGRDPDSVGTFGNGILVNTKEAGEANGDGYVYIYGVRHGEVIVARVLPQDIEQFAKWTFWNGKDWATDAYAAATVATHASNELSVTRLEDGRYLMVFTSDGVGDKISARLGASPYGPFGQIINLYTIPASVYETPNYFTYNAKAHPVLSKPGELLVTYNINSRNYFNDIVTHPNFYRPRFVKLKYQLDK
- a CDS encoding sugar porter family MFS transporter gives rise to the protein MANNSLKYIYQCTVIAAVGGLLFGYDTAVVAGAIGFIEKKFLLSAAMKGWAASCALIGCMIGAMVAGVLSDKFGRKMVLIISAIAFAISSIGILIPGGIDSFIFFRFIGGAGIGIASILAPMYISEIAPPHIRGKLISIYQLGIVIGILLIYFVNAAIAGMYDEAWNIEHGWRWMFGSGVIPSIIFLLLLIKTPESPRWLASKNKWNDAKAILVKMNGEEGALKEMLDIKTSLEEKQGTFTELFQGNLRKPLIIGILLAIFSQVTGINAIMYYAPEIFKAGGSGSSSALLQTICVGGINFLMTLVAIKYVDKLGRKKLLLIGSAGMFVCLGLVAWAFHSHISGSYWILAGILAYISFFAISLGPLTFVVAAEIFPTHIRGRAMGLAIFFLWLSVYIVSQTFPILIESIKETKTFGIYMILSGITFAFVLKMVPETKGKTLEEIQEMWKK